A region from the Osmerus eperlanus chromosome 11, fOsmEpe2.1, whole genome shotgun sequence genome encodes:
- the LOC134029667 gene encoding extracellular calcium-sensing receptor-like has translation MWLSGRLWLLACLPGLVLGLAGGGACRLLAKPVSGSVYRAGDVVIGGLFPIHVEAPEPELEFRSQRSNTNCTIFNQRAYRWLQTMIFAVEEVNRNPSLLPGLRLGYLASDSCLAEGTTLGAALGMVTGQEDSISGTDCGTTPEVPVIIGDDRSSSSIVVAQTLGVFTLPMVSYFASCACLSDSRKYPSFFRTVPSDAFQARAMASLLSRLGWTWVGLVSGDDDYGKYGVQMLLQELKGSGVCVSYSEVIPKVHSQSRISRVVDTIQRSSATVVVVFAISQDAQFLLKEVVRQNITDKQWVATEAWVTFTSLSVPENLPSLAGTIGFALRRAPIPGLGDFLTQLKPDGPSPHHDPFLRELWEELFGCSLEAGQGTARLCSGSEVIVEGESMYADVSQLRGTYNVYKAVYAIAHALHGMLACPPGDLCPNLQHLQPKDIVQYLRGVNFTTHVGDPVHFDQNGDPPASYDIINWHVTPQGGAEFATVGHFVTSEGSGGQFHLEIERVMWGGGSGRAVPVSVCSTPCPPGTWKAAQKGRPICCFDCLPCSEGEVSRETGSVECSRCPERFWSSPDHTECIPQQVDFLSLSDSMGIVLSVISVVGATLTAATLITFICHRHTPLVRANNSELSFLLLLSLKLCFLCALAFIGQPRPWSCMLRHTLFGISFVLCLSCLLSRTVVVLVAFRSTLPGENLMRYLGPNQQRLGISLCTLVQVLICVLWLSLAPPRPTERGIRGDQGPKILLECAVGSVVGFSLVLGYIGLLACLCLLLAFLARKLPDNFNEAKLITFSMLIFCAVWVAFIPAYVSSPGKYTVAVEIFAILASSYGLLICIFAPKCYIILLRPERNTKKQMMAK, from the exons ATGTGGCTCTCTGGCCGGCTGTGGTTGCTGGCCTGCCTCCCTGGGCTGGTCCTGGGgctggcaggagggggggcctgCCGGCTGTTGGCTAAGCCTGTGTCCGGCAGTGTATATCGGGCAGGGGACGTGGTGATCGGGGGACTGTTCCCTATCCATGTGGAAGCTCCAGAACCTGAGCTGGAGTTTAGGAGCCAACGCAGCAACACTAACTGTACCAT TTTCAACCAGCGTGCGTACCGCTGGCTCCAGACCATGATCTTTGCTGTGGAGGAGGTGAACCGTAACCCTAGCCTCCTCCCTGGGCTCAGGCTGGGGTACCTGGCCTCAGACTCCTGCCTGGCCGAGGGCACCACCTTGGGGGCAGCCCTGGGCATGGTGACCGGGCAGGAAGACTCCATATCAGGCACAGACTGTGGCACAACCCCCGAGGTGCCAGTCATCATCGGAGAcgaccgctcctcctcctccatcgtgGTGGCACAGACCCTGGGAGTGTTTACCCTGCCCATG gTGAGCTACTTTGCGTCCTGTGCATGTTTGAGTGACAGTAGGAAGTACCCCTCCTTCTTCAGGACTGTTCCCAGCGATGCCTTCCAGGCGCGGGCCATGGCCTCACTTCTGTCCCGgcttggctggacctgggtGGGCCTGGTGTCTGGGGACGATGACTACGGGAAGTATGGGGTCCAAATGCTGCTGCAGGAGCTGAAGGgctctggagtgtgtgtctcctactctgaGGTCATCCCCAAG GTCCATTCCCAGAGCAGGATCAGTCGGGTGGTTGACACCATCCAGAGGTCCTCTGCCACGGTTGTGGTGGTGTTTGCCATCTCCCAGGATGCACAG TTTCTGTTAAAAGAAGTAGTCCGTCAGAACATCACAGATAAGCAGTGGGTCGCTACCGAGGCCTGGGTCACCTTCACCAGCCTCTCAGTCCCCGAGAACCTCCCGTCGCTGGCCGGCACCATCGGGTTTGCCCTCCGGAGGGCCCCTATCCCTGGGCTGGGAGACTTCCTGACCCAGCTGAAGCCAGACGGGCCCTCGCCCCATCACGACCCCTTCCTCAGGGAATTGTGGGAAGAGCTGTTTGGGTGTTCTTTGGAGGCCGGTCAGGGCACTGCTCGGCTGTGTTCAGGGTCAGAAGTCATAG TGGAGGGGGAGAGTATGTACGCGGATGTGTCACAGCTGAGGGGCACCTATAACGTGTACAAGGCAGTGTACGCCATCGCCCACGCTCTGCATGGCATGCTGGCCTGCCCTCCTGGAGACCTGTGTCCCAACCTCCAGCACCTGCAGCCCAAAGAC ATTGTTCAGTACCTGAGAGGTGTGAACTTCACTACACATGTGGGTGACCCCGTCCACTTTGACCAGAATGGAGATCCACCTGCTTCCTATGACATCATCAACTGGCACGTGACCCCACAGGGTGGGGCAGAATTTGCCACTGTCGGACATTTTGTGACATCTGAGGGATCGGGGGGCCAGTTTCACCTGGAAATCGAGAGAGTGATGTGGGGTGGTGGGAGTGGACGTGCG GTGcccgtgtctgtgtgcagcactccctgcccccctggcaCCTGGAAGGCGGCACAGAAGGGCCGACCAATCTGCTGCTTCGACTGTCTGCCCTGCTCAGAGGGGGAggtcagcagagagacag GGTCGGTGGAGTGCAGCCGGTGTCCTGAGAGGTTCTGGTCCAGCCCAGACCACACTGAGTGCATCCCCCAGCAGGTGGACTTCCTGTCCCTCAGCGACAGCATGGGAATCGTCCTGTCCGTCATCTCTGTCGTCGGGGCAACACTAACAGCCGCAACCTTGATTACTTTTATTTGTCACCGACACACCCCACTG GTCCGGGCCAACAACTCAGAGCTGAGCTTCCTGCTTCTGTTGTCACTCAagctctgcttcctgtgtgcgCTTGCGTTCATTGGTCAGCCCAGGCCTTGGTCCTGCATGCTGAGACACACCCTGTTTGGGATCAGCTTCGTGCTgtgcctctcctgcctgctgAGCAGAACCGTGGTGGTTCTGGTGGCCTTCCGCTCCACCCTCCCTGGAGAGAACCTGATGCGGTACCTGGGTCCCAACCAGCAGAGGCTGGGCATCTCTCTCTGCACACTGGTACAG GTGCTGATCTGTGTGTTGTGgctgtccctggccccccctcgGCCTACAGAGAGGGGCATCAGAGGAGACCAGGGGCCCAAGATCTTGTTGGAGTGTGCTGTGGGCTCCGTGGTGGGCTTCTCCCTGGTCCTTGGGTACATCGGCCTGCtggcctgcctctgcctcctcctggccttcctGGCCAGAAAACTCCCAGACAACTTCAACGAGGCCAAGCTCATCACCTTCAGCATGCTGATCTTCTGCGCCGTCTGGGTCGCGTTCATTCCTGCCTACGTCAGCTCTCCGGGGAAGTACACGGTTGCCGTGGAGATCTTTGCCATCCTGGCCTCCAGTTACGGACTTCTGATCTGCATCTTCGCCCCAAAGTGTTACATCATCCTGCTGAGGCCTGAGAGGAACACCAAGAAACAGATGATGGCCAAATAA
- the LOC134029674 gene encoding extracellular calcium-sensing receptor-like, which yields MIFAVEEVNRNPSLLPGLRLGYLASDSCLAEGTTLGAALGMVTGQEDSISGTDCGTTPEVPVIIGDARSSASIVVAQTLGVFTLPMVSYFASCACLSDSRKYPSFFRTVPSDAFQARAIASLLSRLGWTWVGLVSGDDDYGKYGVQMLLQELRGSGVCVSYSEVIPKVHSQSRISRVVDTIQRSSATVVVVFAISQDAQALMKEVVRQKITGKQWIATEAWVSETSFTVPENLPSLAGTIGFALRRAPIPGLGDFLTQLKPDGPSPHHDPFLRELWEELFGCSLEAGQGTARLCSGSEVIVEGESMYTDVSQLRATYNVYKAVYAIAHALHGMLACPPGDLCPNLQHLQPKDLVQYLRGVNFTTHVGDPVHFDQNGDPPASYDIINWHVTPEGGVEFSTVGHFVTSEGSGGKFHLEIDRVMWGGGSGREVPVSVCSTPCPPGTWKAAQKGRPICCFDCLPCSEGEVSRETGSVECSRCPERFWSSPDHTECIPQQVDFLSLSDSMGIVLSVISVVGATLTAATLITFICHRHTPLVRANNSELSFLLLLSLKLCFLCALAFIGQPRPWSCMLRHTLFGISFVLCLSCLLSRTVVVLVAFRSTLPGENLMRYLGPNQQRLGISLCTLVQVLICVLWLSLAPPRPTERGIRGDQGPKILLECAVGSVVGFSLVLGYIGLLASLCLLLAFLARKLPDNFNEAKLITFSMLIFCAVWVAFIPAYVSSPGKYTVAVEIFAILASSYGLLACIFAPKCYIILLRPERNTKKQMMAK from the exons ATGATCTTTGCTGTGGAGGAGGTGAACCGTAACCCTAGCCTCCTCCCTGGGCTCAGGCTGGGGTACCTGGCCTCAGACTCCTGCCTGGCCGAGGGCACCACCTTGGGGGCAGCCCTGGGCATGGTGACCGGGCAGGAAGACTCCATATCAGGCACAGACTGTGGCACAACCCCCGAGGTGCCAGTCATCATCGGAGATGCCCGCTCCTCAGCCTCCATCGTGGTGGCACAGACCCTGGGAGTGTTTACCCTGCCCATG gTGAGTTACTTTGCGTcctgtgcgtgtttgagtgaCAGTAGGAAGTACCCCTCCTTCTTCAGGACTGTTCCCAGTGATGCCTTCCAGGCACGGGCCATAGCCTCACTTCTGTCCCGgcttggctggacctgggtGGGCCTGGTGTCTGGGGACGATGACTACGGGAAGTATGGGGTCCAAATGCTGCTGCAGGAGCTGAGGGgctctggagtgtgtgtctcctactctgaGGTCATCCCCAAG GTCCATTCCCAGAGCAGGATCAGTCGGGTGGTTGACACCATCCAGAGGTCCTCTGCCACGGTTGTGGTGGTGTTTGCCATCTCCCAGGATGCACAG GCTCTCATGAAGGAGGTGGTCCGTCAGAAAATCACAGGTAAGCAGTGGATCGCTACCGAGGCCTGGGTCTCTGAGACCAGCTTCACGGTCCCCGAGAACCTCCCCTCGCTGGCCGGCACCATCGGGTTTGCCCTCCGGAGGGCCCCTATCCCTGGGCTGGGAGACTTCCTGACCCAGCTGAAGCCAGACGGGCCCTCGCCCCATCACGACCCCTTCCTCAGGGAATTGTGGGAAGAGCTGTTTGGGTGTTCTTTGGAGGCCGGTCAGGGCACTGCTCGGCTGTgttcagggtcagaggtcatag TGGAGGGGGAGAGTATGTACACGGATGTGTCTCAGCTGAGGGCCACCTATAACGTGTACAAGGCAGTGTACGCCATCGCCCACGCTCTGCATGGCATGCTGGCCTGCCCTCCTGGAGACCTGTGTCCCAACCTCCAGCACCTGCAGCCCAAAGAC CTTGTTCAGTACCTGAGAGGTGTGAACTTCACTACACATGTGGGTGACCCCGTCCACTTCGACCAGAATGGAGATCCACCTGCTTCCTATGACATCATCAACTGGCACGTGACCCcagagggtggggtggagttTTCCACCGTCGGACATTTTGTGACATCTGAGGGATCGGGGGGCAAGTTTCACCTGGAAATTGACAGAGTGATGTGGGGTGGTGGGAGTGGACGTGAG GTGcccgtgtctgtgtgcagcactccctgcccccctggcaCCTGGAAGGCGGCACAGAAGGGCCGACCAATCTGCTGCTTCGACTGTCTGCCCTGCTCAGAGGGGGAggtcagcagagagacag GGTCGGTGGAGTGCAGCCGGTGTCCTGAGAGGTTCTGGTCCAGCCCAGACCACACTGAGTGCATCCCCCAGCAGGTGGACTTCCTGTCCCTCAGCGACAGCATGGGAATCGTCCTGTCCGTCATCTCTGTCGTCGGGGCAACACTAACAGCCGCAACCTTGATTACTTTTATTTGTCACCGACACACGCCACTT GTCCGGGCCAACAACTCAGAGCTGAGCTTCCTGCTTCTGCTGTCACTCAagctctgcttcctgtgtgcgCTGGCATTTATTGGTCAGCCCAGGCCTTGGTCCTGCATGCTGAGACACACCCTGTTTGGGATCAGCTTCGTGCTgtgcctctcctgcctgctgAGCAGAACCGTGGTGGTTCTGGTGGCCTTCCGCTCCACCCTCCCTGGAGAGAACCTGATGCGGTACCTGGGTCCCAACCAGCAGAGGCTGGGCATCTCTCTCTGCACGCTGGTACAG GTGCTGATCTGTGTGTTGTGgctgtccctggccccccctcgGCCTACAGAGAGGGGCATCAGAGGAGACCAGGGGCCCAAGATCTTGTTGGAGTGTGCTGTGGGCTCCGTGGTGGGCTTCTCCCTGGTCCTTGGGTACATCGgcctgctggcctccctctgcctcctcctggccttcctGGCCAGAAAACTCCCAGACAACTTCAACGAGGCCAAGCTCATCACCTTCAGCATGCTGATCTTCTGCGCCGTCTGGGTCGCGTTCATCCCAGCTTACGTCAGCTCTCCAGGGAAGTACACGGTTGCCGTGGAGATCTTTGCCATCCTGGCCTCCAGTTACGGACTTCTGGCCTGCATCTTCGCCCCAAAGTGTTACATCATCCTGCTGAGGCCTGAGAGGAACACCAAGAAACAGATGATGGCCAAATAA